ATGAGAAAATCATGGTCTGCTTGTATTTTTACCTTATTATATACAATCATGGTCAAATATGTGTCATAAATCCCCGGAAGAATATTAGAAAATGATTGGTAAATCGACAGTGTAATCATTAATTTACTGCGACGAATTTCACCACTTTTATTTTCTTCATCACTACAGACTACGTAGTTGAGACAGTGAAAGCTTTCACATATGGAAAATAATTATTATGACCATCTAATTTTCTTCTTCATATCCGCTCGCTGCATGCCATTTATATAATTTGTATTTCAATTCACGCTAATTTTTCTCTGTAACCATCTTTGCAACTTCAAAAATCAGTGCTATTTTACATTACAAATTGCTTTAATTAGAGGGAAACTTGTGTAAGTAAGGAGTGCGCTGCAAAAGTAAGCAAGAAAGAAATCACATAGTACTCCTTTTATTTCACGCCATCTGACTATCACTGACAACCTAGATAGCCGAGTGAGaggtttttttcctttttttcttgaAGAATTAATAACAACAGTCCATCATTTTCCTGGGGAAATTTCGCTTGTCAACCCAGGGATTCACAATTCCTCATGATATGCATGCATGCCATGCATTCCACATTAACCATTTATCCTAAGCAATATTATGATATATCATATATCCCTATTTTGTTCCCCCCACTTTCCACATggctcttcttctttttcttctttctttatgTGGCCGGCGATCACTTCATCATATATTCCGGCAAGCttgatggattttttttttctttgtaaaatggaaagaaaaaagaatagtAGTATAAgattatttcttctttcttggaTGATGATGATCACATATACCAAGCTAAAGAAAATTTTGATACTAGAAGTCATAGATTTCTGTAAAGAAGAATTAAAGTTGTGAATAATAATAAGATGAGAAAATCTGTAAGTTAATGCTTAGTAAAAAAAAGCTGACAAGCACGAAATAAGCTCAGCTCACATTGGCGTCACTCCGTACTCTGCACGGTAACCCTAGCTAGCCAGTTATTGTTGAAAAAGAAAGCTTACACTATTTTAAAACcttgtattttaattaaaaaaacgaaaaagTAAAACAGATTGCAAatcataattcatatataaatCTGATAAAATATAAACGTAAAagttaattcatataataattaagAGTTAGCTAGGCCTAGGTAGACCAGAATATTCCGGTAAACTGTTGTTAAACATTGGAGTGTTAAACAAGAGAATCAGAGCCAAAGTGCGCCAGCTTCTTTGAGGAGAGGGACCAATGTGCCATTGATGTGGCAAGCCATGAGGGTTTCAATGCCACCAAGGAACTTGCCACCCACAAACACGGCAGGGACAGGCTGTCGACCATCAGCGACGAGCTGGAAGAGGACGGCTTGGATATCAGGACCGGCTCCATGGTGATCAAGCTCGATGATGGTGGGACCAACGCCGAGGCCGAAGAGGAGGCGTTTAGCCACAGTGCACATGCAACAGCCACTCATGCTGAACAGAACTACTGCGTTTGTGGAAGCCAGCTGCCTCACTATCTTGTATGGATTGTCAAGCATCatcgttgttgctgatgcctcgGTTTCTATCCCTATGTTGCTTGCCATCCGAATCCCAGTTTTGTTTGTCACCTGCATCTTTGGGTTCGATCACAACAACAAAAGATAATAGCAGAACACGAATAAATATGTGAACAAACTTTTGAAGGGAAAAAAAACGAAAGAGTTTTTACAGGTTGAAGAGAGGAAGGGGATGATGAAAACCAGTAATAAATGAGAAGAGTGGTGAAAATGGAATGTGAAATGAAGAGCTTTCTTGTAGGTATATATTTTGAAGCTGAGAATAGAAAGATAAAACGAAACAGTGACAATTGACTCTGATCGCTTTTACActgtgtacatatatatatataatataatatagaagtattaaaataaataaataaataatacctaaaaaggtttgggaaaaaatatagatacaaaaaataggtttggataaaaaaataaaggcCTTTTAGAAAACAAGCCAGGTCTCAGTTAAGgtatttttggcccgggcccgaccTCAGACTAGCTAGAAttcactaaataaaaaaaatgttttttctttaatatttattttcttattgttttctccctattttgttaccattttactattatattgttactattttgttgttattgtttggatattgtataaaacttattttattgttaattttgttattatttgatagacatttgttaattttgttattattttagagacatttgcttattaagttgcatctatcttagtgttatttaagtatacatatttttaaaaatttattttaatttgttgaaaaatatttattttgatgtttttaatatttttgatgtattatatatgttttaaaattatataaaagataatataaaaattaatataggcGGATCAAGTCGAAcccaaattttaacatttttatccgagtctaatttggataaaattttaaactcattttttaatTGTGTTAGACCTGAACTTAGCAAACGGGCTAAAATTTAAGTTGAGCCGGTCCAGGGCTATGCACACATCAAGATTAAGCCGAAGAAACACCTCTAGATTAGGCCAAAGAAATACTTTTTCTTTAGGGTAAAATGAAACATT
The sequence above is drawn from the Gossypium hirsutum isolate 1008001.06 chromosome A05, Gossypium_hirsutum_v2.1, whole genome shotgun sequence genome and encodes:
- the LOC107961491 gene encoding glutaredoxin-C9 isoform X2 — its product is MASNIGIETEASATTMMLDNPYKIVRQLASTNAVVLFSMSGCCMCTVAKRLLFGLGVGPTIIELDHHGAGPDIQAVLFQLVADGRQPVPAVFVGGKFLGGIETLMACHINGTLVPLLKEAGALWL
- the LOC107961491 gene encoding glutaredoxin-C9 isoform X1; this translates as MQVTNKTGIRMASNIGIETEASATTMMLDNPYKIVRQLASTNAVVLFSMSGCCMCTVAKRLLFGLGVGPTIIELDHHGAGPDIQAVLFQLVADGRQPVPAVFVGGKFLGGIETLMACHINGTLVPLLKEAGALWL